DNA from Elaeis guineensis isolate ETL-2024a chromosome 2, EG11, whole genome shotgun sequence:
TTCATCTACTTATGTTGTAGAGAGTGGCTATTGGCTGGATCAAATCGGCTGCTCAGCCAATAGATCAATCCAACGATGAAGCAGCATGCCCAATAATAGATGAAAAAGTAAAAGAATATAACATACGTGTTTGTCGCTTCTCCACCGGTCTTGTCAACCATCTCAGCGTTTGCAACCACCAGAAAAACTATTGACATTAGGCTGACGGTCTACAGAAGTTATTTTTTACCAAAACTAACGGCTGTTTGCTGGGTGCTTCTGAAAAGAGTACCAGACGGGCGTAGCCGCTCTCCGAGTTTACGACCGACCCGAAGCACTGGGGTTTCAGAAGGGGTTTAAGCCAAGAAGAAAGAAGACCGGAAAGAAACTCCTCCCATggcgtcttcttcctcctccttcgcCTCCCTCTCGCGGCGTCTCCTCTGTCGCCCTCTCCTCCCCCGCcccttcctctcctcctctcgcTTCTTCTCCACTCCCCTTGTCGGCGACGAGCCCGACTCCGACGATTTCCGTCCCGATGCCGACCAATCCACtcagtcttcctcctcctccccccgcGCAACCCCTCAGCAGCGCCTTCAATTCGAGCACCCCCTCGAGAACGGCCTCGACCCTGGGGTCTACAAGGTAAATCCGAAACCGAATCCAGCCCCATTAGATCGGGCAAGTTTGAAATTTTACGGGTTTTTCTTGATCGAGAGTTTTCTTGTGGGTGATTTTGAAGGCTATATTGATCGGCAAGGTCGGGCAGAGACCGGTCCAGAAGCAGCTGAAGAGCGGGCGAGTGGTGGTGCTGTTTTCCCTTGGGACGGGTGGGATTCGGAACAACCGGCGGCCGCTCGAAAACGAGGACCCGAGGGAGTATGCCGACCGTTGCGCCGTGCAGTGGCACCGGGTCTGCGTGTACCCGGACCGCCTCGGAAACCTCGCCGTCAAACACGTCTTGCCTGGGTTAGTGCCGGTCTCTTCAAACCCCCTTTTTTGACATTATTCTACCAAGAACTTTTCCTTCTTTTTAGGTTAAATTGTTTTGAAATTACAATTACAACTCTCTGCAACGAGGAATCGATCCCATTTAGTAGAGATGTAATTTCTACAGAATACCAAATAAAGTTGATGTTGTATTTATAATATTTAGTCATGTGATAACGCTCAATGAATATTTAGTTAATATAAGAACGTTGTAGACAATCATCTTAAAGTTGCTATTGAAAGTTTTTGTCAATTTCAACTAATCgtaaccattttttttttttggtactgaAAAAAATGCATTCTTACATTTATAGCTATGATTCAAACTAATTGTTAGTCATTTAAGTTATATTTAGTAATATATTGGCAAAAGTCATGTTTGTTTTGTTGTATTCTGTATGGAACAATTGTAGCAGATACATGTAAACTGAAAAAATAGTTTGTCTGTAGTGCTGTCAGTTAGACATAAGAGATTATTATGGAAACACCCCAAGTTTCATACAGCAAAGGAAACAAATTGTTCTTCTATTGATTTAATCTTTTTATTTCCAATCAACAATAAAATTGTAACCATATTGATTAATCCTCATAAGTTAGTGGCCTTCTTGATAGTTAGTTTGCTTTTGAATACATTTTTTTACaaactattttttaattttttttatctacagAGCTATTTTAGaatgtttgaaaaatatttatactGGAAAATTTCTTTCCCTAAATTTTTGTTTTCTGTTTCCACAGCTGCCCCAACATCTGCCTGCTATCAGTTCCTCTTATTATTGTTGATCTAGTAAATCTGAGTTCATCCTTAGCCTGtgaactttttcttttctttcatttggAATTCATTAGATAATGTCTAATCAATTTCTGTCTTGAACCAACTAGGCCATCTTGTTTACCCATCTTGGAAAAAGTTGTATGTTTTGGCGGTTGTGTGGTTAAGttgtagaattctccatgcttttCAACTTATATTCTACCATAGGTCTTTGAAACTCTCATGGAGTTGTTGGCATGCACCATGAAGATGCTCTTTGTACCAAAGAATGCTTTGTTGAATTTCAGTATTCGTGGAAGCAGTGATGATAtgtctctttctttttcacatcATACTTGGTAAATTGGATGGAATTAATTGTTGTGGATGTGTATATGCATATTCTGCTGCTCAAATCTGCTGTATGATTACATTGCGAATGCTACTATAGACAAGATTGTCCGTCAACTGTTTTTTAATGGTTGGGAACTGCCCATTCTTCTTTCTTTGAATGGTCCACCTcttgttttgaaatttattttcagTGGAATTTTAAATGATctgcatttctttttttttcttcctttttttaaaaaaaaaatatttcattgctTTTGCTCACTGTAAACATGAGATTGGTTCTTAAGACCACATGGAGTGAATCGAATCTTTTAGGCTAAGTCCTAGTTGTATAAATTTCATGGCATATACTAAATCTTATTATACTTGCTTTTGAGTGcatgatttttattttagtttGACTGCTTTACATCCATTGGTGTGCATAATATGTGCgtaaacttgtattcaattccTTAATCCAACTTACTGGTTTGGATACATGATTTTCCAATCCTTTGATTTGGCTTCTTGAAATTTTGTTGCTTGATATGAGATGCATTTGAAAAATTGTGTCTTAGTTCTGCCTTTTGTTCTTTTATTCACTACTCAGTATTCTCTAATCCAAATAATGTGGGTCTACTTTTGTTTATTaatgttttttttcttttgtattgcagatctattttatatttagaaggcAATCTGGAGACCAAAGTATTTAGTGATCCAATAACCGGACTCGTTAGGCGCATAAGAGAAATTGCTATCCGCCGAGACGGTAATGCTACCTGCTTTGTATGCTGTTCAAATCACAAGGGTTAAATAGTTCTACTAAATCTACATAATGCAGCATGGTTATGTTCAGGTTTTCATCTGTTTTCCCCTGCTGTACCAGTTTGCTAATTAATAAATGGTGCTAGAAAGGCtgctaaaaataagaaaaactgATATATGAAACCCTTATTTCCTGATACCTACATATCTTGCATCAGTTCAATGCAGAGTTTGAACTTCTACACTATAAACATAGATTAACAAGACAGCCAGATTGTACCCATAATTAAGTTCTATTCTTCAAATCAATAGCACACCTGACACCTTTTGTACCAAAAAAAGAGCATATAAAAGCTAAAATCACACCTTTTGTACTTTCTGTATGACTCTCATATGTGCTGCATATTGATTCTAATAATGCTTCATGAAtagcatcaaaaattttttttgcctcaCTGTGGGACCATTATGTCCACTGTCAATCTCCTGTTGGTGGTCAGCACTAACAACTACTAAGCAAACAAGTCCTGCTTCCTGTTCGCCGTCTACTTGCTTCCTCGGCATCCACTTTCATAGCCTTATTCTCCAACAAATCACCAATGCAAGACCCCACTCCACCTCCACACCTCCCCGACATTGCCATTGCTGCCTGAAGCCACCACTTTGCCCTAACCCTAACTCCCCTTACTCTCCCCTTCCCCATCCTTTGACCACTCCCTTTGAGGCTCCAACTCCTTTGTGCTTTATCCCCATTTTGTGCAACCCTCCCATTTCTTCATCATGCTTGCGCCTCCCAACATCTGCTGCCAGAACCTAGCTTCTCTCTCTCTTACCCTCTGCCACCAGCTACCATTTGAACCCCACCACTTGACCAGCCCACCCTCCCCCACGGAGGCATCACTGGTTTAGGTAATCATGTTGAATATCAACTAGGTTGGTAGAGCATGATTTTGCTGGTCCATCAGGTCCTTTGGTTGCTTTGGCTGTCCATTTAAGGTATCCGGTCAAATTTAGGCCATCCCCAACCTAAGCTGATCTCGCCCATCTAAATGCATAGCCTGAGTTGTGCATGGGTGAGTAAAACTGTGGGGACATGAAAAGGAGGGTTAACATACATTGAGTAGAAAAGAATCATCTCTAGCTACAGAGGAAGGCAAATGGAAAGGATGGTGCCACAAGCAAATGGGTTCTCTGTGATCTAGGGGTGTATTGGAATGAATCAAATTTGGTGAGAAATATTTACTCTGTGCTTGCTTCAATGCAtgtgcatatcattttgattattGATGTAGTTGGATCTTTTACCTCTTTATCTGTCAAACCAAGTAGTACAGTGTATGTAATTGCATTGATGAAAGTACTTAAATTATTGTAATTGCATTGCTAGGTATGTGTCATGAGTAAATTAGTGGTTGATTTTTCATCCTGTTGGAATATATTCGAAGTCTGCCTGGATTGCAATCTTGTTATTCTGTGGTATCATAGATTTTcggcaaaattaattttgaaagacatGAAATGTCTAAATTTAGACTTGAAAGATGAAGAATGGTCAATAGGTGGTACTGATCGCAAGAATTACAGTTAAATATTTGGCTTATGCTTACAAAATGTTCAAGTAGAAATCTGACAAAATTAAGTTCATGAACAGGTCGTCTCATCTTTCTTGGTAAGGGTGGCGATGCCAGCCAATCAGAACAAGCTGCAGTGAGAAGTGTGGGCTACTACTAAGGTGATGTTAAAGATGATCCTGGATAATGCATTGTTGCAGGGATGAAAAGCACAATGCTGCAACTATTCAACATGCGAGAGAAATATCAACATATGATTTTCCAGTTGCAGAATCTGGTGATCAACCATGCAACTATGTGCTCATAGTGTTAGCCTTTGGCTGGGTCAGATGCTTTCAATTGATGATTGTGATTGGCCATAAAAATGCAGGATGTGATGAGTATTTTGCTCCATGAACGCAAGCTAAATTTGATGATTACATTGTCAATCATATCAATCTATCAAATTTACAATTTGGGGAGGCTGGCTTTTGTTTGTTTTGGTTACTCTATCTTTCCATCCAACCTTGTCCAAACATTATTTGAAATGCTTCTTATTCAAAGAATTTTGTTACATTATGAATTCTTATGTATGTTCTCATTTTGTTTGCTCTTTCAGCACAAATTCTGTTGGACCACTATGATGGAttggcatctctctctctctcatgtgtgTGGTGGGTATGCGTGCATTGCTTGTGTGCCCGTGCACATGTTTGCATTTGTAATCTAACATACACTGGAAGCAAAAAGAGCATTTGCATTTGCTATTAGATTCAATGGTGAAAGTTGCAGAGTGAGTCTGAACTGTTCGGTGTGATCTAAAAAGTTAAAAATGTCTGAAAATGAGACAGACAATAAGATTATCTTTTGGAAACTCCCAGGCTATGTTTCTTTGAATTAAGAGTTACAATGCCATGATATggtgtgctgattttttggatgtACGGATAATAAGTctccaaaatatatattttaggttCATAAGCATTTTAAACCTTGTAGGTCCCTTGTCCTTCATTTTGCATTTCCTATCATTGGATGTTAGTGCAGGTAAAGTTTTGTGAGCTTGGTAGTTTTGCGACCTCTCAACGGTGGTTGACGTAATGTCTATTGGTCCGCTTCATTTTCATTGAAAACGCTAAACTGACCTGAAAAACGGACGAATAACCCTATAGAATCAGGGTTGGTGCCTCTTTATTGGATGAAAGCCATTGTCTGGGTGACAGGGTGCCGACCCTGATTCTTAGGGATAATCTGTGCGCCTTTATATTGGTTTCATTTCAGCACTTGACTGAATCCTGACATGAATGGTGTTCCACAGTTGATGCTATTATAGTTTCAGGTGATATCCGTTTAATTTCCTCGTGGAAATACGAAGATATGACAATGGTGATTTTCTGATATGCAATTTTCCATCTTTATGGCCAACCTTAATGTGAGTGTTTTGCCCCTCCAACACCCCCTCCTCTGCCGATTCAGCTCTATGCGATCCTATAATCCTATCACAAGAATGTATGTTCTtaatcatagcatacatgatagttTGCAAGGAATTATGCAAAAGCGTGCCTACATTTTAGCAAACTGCCATTATCTTAAGACAAAATTTCATTAGTTATAGTTTATAAAGGTGGCttgatcttcttctcctcctctctctccttctccttgttcttcttctcctcctctctcctgCTCTTCTTTTTTCTGCTTAGTTAGACCGTAAGCTTATTGAACAGATAAAATTACTCCAGACTTCATAATTCTGCTACAAGAATATCCATTCTTGATCCATCATCATCGCAGTTTTGAATATGGAACATCCTTTGTAAGTGTTGTATTTAAGCTAGCCTCCTTTTCTGTATCAGAAAAAAGACTAATGCAAAAGATAACATGCCCACTGTTTGGAAATTTCACCATCATCTtcagatatatttttttgtttgatataATTCGTAATATcttattttggatattttttactAAGCTTTTTTGGTCAATATTTTTGGCCCCAGGGCAATTtgagcctctcctcctctcttttaTTTCCTTTTATAAGCTTATTGAATAGATTTAGCCACTCCAAATTTTATTGTACCCTATTATACGTAGCAGTTTGCAAGGACTCATACAAACACGGAATATTATACCACTCCATATCGATCTCGTACCGATACGCCATACCGAAATATATCGATATTATCGTACCGTACCGAATCGCGTACCAATATTAAACAAAATTTTACCGGTACAAGATCCGATACCGATACGATAAATCTTGCATACAAAAGATAGCATGGCTGCTCTTCGAAAATCCTGCCATTATCTTCAGATATAATTTCAGTAGATACACTCAGTAAGGTTTTAGAGTTGATAAGGCTTGACCTCAACTTTGTTCGGACATTTTTCCAAAACTCCTCCCTTTCATTTtccttttcctcttcttcttcttctacttaaGTGGTTGATAAGTTCTACTCGGTCCAGACTTCTAATTCTACCACAAGAACATGTATTCTTAATCCTATCATACGTGGAAGTTTGCAAGAAAATATGCAAAAAATGGCACGACTACTTCTAGGAAATTCTACCACAATTTTATTATATACAGTTTGCATCGGTGACTTGGTTTCAACTTctttttggacatcttttaacAATTTTGTCGGATTATTATTTTTCGACACCAGGTCAAGTTAGGCCTTTTTAGCTTAATTAGTTTAACCGAACAGATTAAGTTGCTCTGGACTTCATAATTCTGCCACAAGAATATCTATTTTGGATCCTCATCTATTCTTGATCCTTCATCATGGAAGCTGGTAAGAATTAATGCACCACTCTCAGAAAATTCCACCATTATCTTCATATATAGTTTTGCTAGACTAGAGATAATTTTTAAGGATGATTTGATCTCAACCTTTCTCagacatctttttaaaaaagaaattattAATCTCAATATTATTTTGGATTTCCTtaacaattttttatttttatcaatattttcagtcccgttctcttctttttcttcttcaagatTCTCATTCCGTACCCAGCCTCTCGaggccttcttattcttcttcttcttgtaacAGAATATAGAAGTTAAAAAGGCTTTAAAACACATTCCTGAAGGTTACCACCATCTATGACCTGCTGAAGCCATGCAGCTTGTCATATCAGAATGTAGTGCTGTGGTTTTTGTTCGCTACATAGAAAAATCCGTATCTCCAAGCATTACTTTCTCCAATCTCATAAAAGCACCAAACAGAACAAGTTTGAGTGTGGTGCTGCATATGTTTATTTCCCTATATGGAACATCCATTCCAATCATCAAGAACATTTTAAATCCCTGTTCAAGCGTAAATAGGAAGAACAACAAGCTCTGCATATATTTCAGGTACGCAACTGTAGCTGATCACAATCTCCAAGCTAGTAGGTCATGTTTCATGCATATGGTTCAAAAGAAAGTGCCAAAATCTTTGAAGCGTTTACTGACTGCTCTTCAATCTTTTGGGTGATGGGGACATAAAAAGCTTTCGGACAGAAACGATGGGATCATCTTCCTGCATCACATAAGAGTGCCAATCAAGAGACCAGCTTTGGATGACAGACGGGGAAGCAAACAGAAttcaatctaaaaaaaattgagagagagagagagattacctCGTCGAGCAAAGCTGAAGGGTTCTCCAAATTTAAGTGGCTAGGAATATCTTTCACTTGATGAACTAAAGCTGAAAGCGTCAGTTTCCATCCAGGCATGGTTACTCCCTCATCAGGAGTGATCCAGGGGCAGAAGGGCCTGTgctgcttgattggatcaaactcgtTGATTTTACTGTGCACCAgttttggatttttttctgaATAACCAaacagataatttaaaaaaagggTAAAAGGAAAAGCACAGGTCAGCATCCATTTCTTTCATGAGATACAAAGTATCACAAATGTACAACAGACTCATATCTCCAACGCTATAAGCCAGCTAGAGAAGAAACAAAGAGATCAGCAGTAGTTGCTGATTAGATTGGTACAAGGATAGTGGTACAAGGCTAGTGTGCACGAGGTAGGATATTTTTCATCAATGGATTCTTGTATTGTTGAATTCACCATCCTAATATCGAGTTCTCAACTTAATGAAATGAATTAAAAACAAGCTGCAGGGGGGCATTGTAGTTACCATACCAATGCCCAAAATTTGTTGGAACAAAAATGCCTAGGTCATGTTTGAATAACATTAACATATCGGGCATTAAAATTATATAAGAAACTTTGCATCAGGAAAACACATCACACCCAGATTCAAGTAACTGAAATTCATGGATGGTATAACTAGATTAAGATTAATCTACCAATATATGACTAAGATTAATCTAACAATGCACGATGGCAATAAAAAAATGTTTGCTCAAGGAAAGGGAGCACTAGAATTTAAGAACATGaatattggaaaaaaaaatattaacaaataCTTGGGGATTATGCTAGGAGAAACTAATGGCGCCAGAGTCCTGCTGGAAGACCAATTTTTAAGAGCCGGAGGAAATATATACATCGTAATTATTTAGAGATGAGAATGATAAAATTGATGTAACGCAAAACCACAAAGTGATGTGCTACAAGCCCTGGTACCAATTatgatataaagaaaaaataaaatcaaagggAAAGACGCTGAAGGTTAGAGAGTAGAAAGATGTGGTACTCCAGTGCATAGTGTCAAAAAAATCTGCCACAGCTCAATTGTCTTTTATATCATAAGACTCAATAACAAGAGTCTCTACCTTCAAGACCCAAAAGATACCTATTGCCTAAAAATACAAGCAAATTCCAACTTAAACCAGAAATTagtcttaaaaattaattttagttatttttagaCCTTAAAAAACCACCAACTATTCCCAGCATATGCTACTTAAACCAGTTGAACATCACCAAAAAGTAGTGATGGTGGTAGCTTAAAAATGATTTGCAGAATACAAAGAAATATTATACTTTCGTAATGGGTGCTTCTACGGTTTGCAAAGGTGATTGAATTGTGACCTTTTGTAATCCTTTAAATTGCAAAATATCTTGTCTGGCTGAAGGCCATGATAGTTTCATCTGCACTCTGATTTGTGTGATTCTTAATGCGTCAGGATGCTAATTTAAATGCTATCCAATGGCTCTGCTCTAATTTCTGACATACCAGGTATTTTAACAGGTGAAGCATCTGAACAACTGCTGCTCTTGGAGGACAATTCTTGCCATTG
Protein-coding regions in this window:
- the LOC105047680 gene encoding single-stranded DNA-binding protein, mitochondrial — protein: MASSSSSFASLSRRLLCRPLLPRPFLSSSRFFSTPLVGDEPDSDDFRPDADQSTQSSSSSPRATPQQRLQFEHPLENGLDPGVYKAILIGKVGQRPVQKQLKSGRVVVLFSLGTGGIRNNRRPLENEDPREYADRCAVQWHRVCVYPDRLGNLAVKHVLPGSILYLEGNLETKVFSDPITGLVRRIREIAIRRDGRLIFLGKGGDASQSEQAAVRSVGYY